A genomic region of Fusarium oxysporum Fo47 chromosome VI, complete sequence contains the following coding sequences:
- a CDS encoding PQ loop repeat-domain-containing protein, with the protein MPLLASTSIAAAAHALPVTLALSGIFGSISLTSWICLLLPQLFANYKAKSADGLSMAFLVVWLLGDITNLIGALFTHLAPTAIALAGYFCIADIVLIGQAVYYNALNARRASRAGERRSSDPTEESPLINGSRRRSSSFGLPGSQRRHATHTESSMDPLRKIVTGEDETPDSKPWLHNTLSLLAVYVIGFAGWFVSYKVGAWESGDPGTPDAPEEAQSPMELAGLILGYISAALYLCARIPQIIKNHREKSCEGLALLFFMLSMSGNLTYGISLVAYSQDKKYLLNALPWLLGSLGTIAEDLIIFVQFRIYSNDERESAIEP; encoded by the exons ATGCCGCTGCTGGCTTCAACCTCAATCGCCGCTGCGGCGCATGCGTTACCGGTCACGTTGGCTCTGTCGGGCATTTTTGGTAGCATCAGCTTGACCTCTTGGATATGTCTCCTC TTACCCCAATTGTTCGCCAATTACAAGGCCAAGAGCGCCGATGGCCTCAGCATGGCCTTTCTGGTCGTCTGGCTCTTGGGCGATATCACAAATCTCATCG GAGCCTTGTTCACCCACCTAGCTCCCACTGCAATTGCCCTGGCAGGATACTTCTGCATTGCCGATATCGTCCTCATCGGCCAGGCCGTCTACTACAATGCCCTTAATGCCCGCCGAGCGAGTCGCGCCGGGGAACGTCGATCAAGTGATCCTACAGAAGAGTCTCCTCTGATCAACGGGTCCCGTAGACGCAGCTCTTCTTTTGGCCTCCCTGGGTCTCAGCGCCGCCATGCGACACATACCGAGTCCTCGATGGACCCATTGAGGAAGATTGTGACAGGCGAAGACGAAACCCCCGATAGCAAGCCTTGGCTTCACAACACCCTGAGCCTGCTCGCTGTATACGTCATTGGGTTCGCTGGCTGGTTTGTCTCGTACAAGGTCGGTGCTTGGGAGAGCGGTGACCCTGGTACCCCCGACGCGCCTGAGGAGGCCCAGAGCCCAATGGAGCTTGCTGGACTTATTCTGGGATACATCAGCGCAGCGCTCTATCTCTGTGCTCGAATTCCCCAAATTATCAAGAACCATCGGGAAAAGTCATGCGAGG GTCTCGCATTGCTTTTCTTTATGCTCTCAATGAGCGGAAACCTCACTTATGGTATCAGCCTGGTAGCCTACTCCCAAGACAAGAAGTACTTGCTGAACGCGCTTCCTTGGTTGCTTGGCTCTCTGGGCACCATTGCTgaggatctcatcatcttcgtccaGTTCCGAATTTACTCCAACGATGAACGAGAGAGCGCAATTGAACCTTAA